In the genome of Montipora foliosa isolate CH-2021 chromosome 3, ASM3666993v2, whole genome shotgun sequence, one region contains:
- the LOC137997992 gene encoding transmembrane protein 177-like, whose amino-acid sequence MAAELIGRVAYRFIGISVGLGMGGLLIYKNAAEVFPHETCKRIIALKTDEEPQKYVEVPERCKTQFKEVAKKFGLVNTDNISLFLNRGAYPISSGSPSFPNGAVVGLPKWFLFERAEDIEKAGISFQGRDIKWDSELGLMIKECLLPSDDVIAFAIGHELSRIQRVDYLAINSVMAPTWLYLTFRVANATPRVLKLNTLFDVILKLLLCRMSYLCYKMANAHLYHKVCFEADEMSAKCEPRMLQGGIDFFAKRIQLNLILRRLHGKDGKEFYTKEGNEIESSLYPLLTDRLKKLKALQDSESGASGNQPLERNS is encoded by the exons ATGGCTGCCGAGCTAATTGGCAGGGTTGCATACCGATTCATTGGTATATCTGTCGGTCTCGGTATGGGAGGACTTTTAATCTACAAGAACGCAGCGGAGGTTTTCCCTCATGAAACATGCAAACGAATAATCGCACTAAAAACTGATGAAGAACCCCAGAAGTACGTCGAGGTTCCAGAGCGTTGCAAAACGCAGTTTAAGGAGGTGGCGAAGAAGTTCGGCCTCGTGAATACGGACAACATTTCCTTGTTCTTGAACCGGGGAGCATACCCGATTTCGAGTGGGTCTCCGTCGTTTCCCAACGGTGCGGTTGTAGGGCTGCCAAAATGGTTCCTCTTCGAGAGGGCTGAAGATATTGAAAAGGCCGGAATAAGCTTTCAGGGAAGGGATATTAAgtgggattcggaactcggtcTGATGATCAAAGAATGTTTACTTCCCAGTGACGATGTAATAGCTTTTGCTATTGGTCACGAACTTTCCCGTATACAACGTGTGGATTATTTGGCTATTAACTCAGTCATGGCGCCGACATGGTTGTACCTCACATTTCGAGTTGCTAATGCAACTCCTAGGGTTTTGAAACTCAATACATTGTTTGATGTTATCCTCAAGCTTCTTCTTTGTCGTATGAGCTACCTCTGTTACAAAATGGCCAATGCGCACCTTTATCACAAAGTTTGCTTTGAAGCAGACGAGATGTCAGCTAAGTGTGAACCTAGAATGCTTCAAGGAGGTATAGATTTCTTCGCGAAAAGAATTCAGCTCAACCTTATCCTTCGCAGATTGCACGGAAAAGATGGTAAAGAGTTTTACACCAAGGAAGGAAAtgaaattgaatcttctttgTATCCACTGTTGACGGACAGACTCAAGAAGTTGAAAGCTCTCCAAG aTTCTGAAAGTGGGGCCAGTGGCAATCAGCCTCTGGAGAGAAACTCTTGA